The following DNA comes from Methermicoccus shengliensis DSM 18856.
TGGTACTGTGTCTCGTGGCTATGTACTTTGCCCTGCCGTTGCTCTCGGTAGTGCTCAAGGTCAGCATGGAGGGTTTTCTAACATCGCTCCTCAGCCCCGTCGTGCTGAGCTCCCTCAGGCTCAGCCTCTTGACCTCCACCACGTCCCTTGGACTCTCGATGCTCTTTGGCACCCCGGTGGCATACATGCTCGCACGACGGGAGTTCGTGGGAAAGAGAGTTCTCGAAACACTGCTCGACCTTCCCCTCGTGATACCTCCTGTGGTGGCAGGTATCGCGCTGCTCATGGCATTTGGAAGGATGGGGGTGCTGGGCTCATACCTCCATGCCCATGGGGTGAGCATAGCATTCACAACCGTGGCAGTGGTCATGGCCCAGACGTTCGTGGCTGCCCCGTTCTACATAAAGTCTGCAAAGGCAGGGTTCTCTGGCGTGGACAGACGGCTCGAGCAGGCCGCCCGCACCCTCGGTGCAGGGCAGGTGCACACCTTTTTCTCGATTACGCTGCCGCTCTCGCTCCCATCGGTGCTCACCGGGGCACTCATGACATGGGCGAGGGCTCTTGGAGAGTTTGGAGCCACCATCATGTTTGCGGGAAACTTCATGGGGAGGACGCAGACCATGCCCCTTGCCATATACTCCAGCCTGCAGAGCAGCCTCGATAGTGCGCTAACGCTCTCCGTCATCCTGATGGCTCTCTCGTTCAGCATACTCATGACGGTGCGCATCGCTGCACGGAGGGTGGAAGCAATTGCTTGAGGCGGTGCTCGAAAAAAGGAGGGGGGATATACACATCCGCATGAGGCTCTGTGTGAGGCGGGGTGTGCTCGCCCTCGTGGGACCGAATGGAAGCGGAAAGACCACCACACTGGACATGCTCGCCGGGCTCATACAGCCTGACCATGGAAGAGTGGTGCTGGGAGGGAGGGTGCTGTTCGACTCTGAAGAGGGCGTAAACGTGCCCCCAGAGCACAGAAACGTGGGCTACATCTTCCAGAACTACGCCCTGTTTCCCCACATGAGCGTGCACTCCAACGTGGCGTTTGGTCTAAAAATGCGCGGTATTGAGAGAGCACGTGCGTGTGAGCGCACAGATGAGGTGCTGGAGCTGCTGGGAATATCTCACCTTGCGAGCAAAAAGCCACGCGAGCTTTCTGGAGGCGAGATGCAAAAAGTGGCGCTTGCGAGGGTGCTCGTGCTCACACCAAGGCTGCTGCTGTGCGATGAGCCATTCTCGGCAATGGACAGCACTGCAAAGCACATGGCAAGGGCAGAGCTCAAACGGGTGCTAAAGGAGCTCGACATTCCCGCCGTGCTCGTAAGCCACGACCCGCAGGAGGTGGAGTCGCTCGCGGACAGCGTATGCACAATGAGTAGGGGCAGGGTAATGCACACCAAAGGGCACGAGAAGTGCGTGCATGAGGAGGGGATGAGATGAAAGCTCCAGCACCGATGGTGGACCCATACGGAAGGACAATCACCAGCCTGAGAGTGTCCCTCACCGAGCGGTGCAACCTCAACTGCATATACTGCCACAGAGAGGGGCATGTGTGCTCCGGGCGTGAGCTGAGCTGCGAGGAGGTCGTCAGGGCATGTGCCGCGGGATTCTCGCTGGGAATCAGAAGGCTCAAGCTCACGGGAGGGGAGCCCCTGCTGAGGGATGACCTGTGTGAGGTGCTACGTTCACTTCCACCCTTTGAGGATGTCTCGCTCACCACCAACGGCACGCTGCTGTCCTCAAGGGCATGTGAGCTCAAGGATGCTGGGCTTCACAGGGTCAATGTCAGCCTCGACACCCTCGACCCCAGCACATACAGACGCATCACGGGAGGGGGTACTCTGAAGAGTGTGATGGAGGGCATCGAGAAGGCAGTTGAGTGCGAACTCACGCCCGTAAAGCTCAACATGGTGCTCCTCAAGGGAATAAACGACTCTGAGGATGCCCTGAGGGACATGCTGGAGTTCACGCATTCTCTTGAGGGCTCGGCAGTGCTCCAGCTCATAGAGCTCATACCCATAAACGGACTCAATGGTCTCAAAGGGGACCTTGCGGCAGTGGAGAGCGTGCTCGAGCAGCGAGCAAGCCTCGTGTGGGAGAGAAGGATGCACAGAAGGAGAAGGTACCTCGTGGATGGGGTGGAGGTGGAGGTGGTGCGCCCCATGGATAACACCCTGTTCTGCAGGTACTGCAACCGCATTCGCCTCACCGCAGATGGAAAGCTTAAGCCCTGCCTGCTCTCTGAGGAGGGGCTGGTGGACATAAAGGGCCTCGATTTGGAGGGTGTGAAAAGGGCATATATGAGGGCAGTGAAAAACCGAAGGCCATACTACAGGTGAGAGAATGAAGGTAAAGGTGTACTACTTTGCTCAGCTCAGGGAGCTCGCAGAGAAGGAGTGTGAGGAGGTGGAGCTCGAGAAGGGGGCAACGCTCGAAGAGCTAAGAGAGGCGCTCGTGCGTATCCATCCAGAGCTCTCTCCGCTCAAAAAGCACATGCTGTTCGCCATTGGTAAAAGGCTCGCCCAGAGCGGCAGCGTGCTCGAGGGCGGCGACGAGGTGAGGGTGTATCCGCCCGTGTCCGGAGGATGACACCATGGAGAAGGTGATGCTCACGAAGAATGAGCTTCCAATTGAAGAAGTGCTGTGCAGCTTGGATGCCACCACTGGTGCGGTGGTGAGCTTTATCGGCATCGTAAAGGGGATGGTGAAGGGCAGAAAAGTAAAGTGGATCGAGCTTGAGGTGGACGAGGAGGTTGCCCTGCACAGGCTCGAGGAGATCAGGCAGGAGGCGCTCAGTCGATATGCCATTCACGATGCCATTATTGCGCATCGCCACGGCAGGCTCGGTGTTGGAGAGGGTATAGTGCTCATTGCCACCCTTGCAGAGCACAGAGAGGCGGCCTTTGAGGCATGCAGATACATCATAGAGGAGCTAAAGCACTCGGTGCCCATATGGAAAAAGGAGTGTACCGAGGATGGCGAGTACTGGGTGGAGGGAGTATAGATGGGAATGGTGGATGTGGGAGAAAAGCCCCTCGTGAACAGAAGGGCAGTGGCTCGGGGGGTGCTGAGGCTCAAGCCCAGCACGATTGAGGCGATAAGGAGAGGGAGCGTGAAAAAGGGAGATGTGTTCTCGATATCCGAAGTTGCCGCCATTCAGGCCGTAAAGGGCACACCCCATCTATTGCCACTGTGCCACCAGATACCCATAACGAGCATCGACGTGCGGTTTACGCTGCTCGAAGATGGCGTGGAGTGCACGTGCGCCGTGAGTGCACGCTACCGGACTGGAGTGGAGATGGAGGCCCTCTGTGGTGTGAGCATGGGGCTGCTCAACATATGGGACATGGTAAAGTACCTCGAGAAGGACGAGGAGGGACAGTACCCGTATACCCGCATAGAGAATATCGAGGTGGTATCCAAGCACAAGGAGCAAGGAGGAGTATGGCAGCAAGGAAGAGGGAGAGAGTGAGCCTCTCTGAAGCGACAGAGCTGATGAAGAGAGAGGGTGTCGCCTTAAGACAGAGGCTGGGAAGTGAGAGACTGGCGGTGTGGCAAGCGCACCTGAGGGTGCTTGCGAGCGATGTGTGTCTCGAGAGAGATCTTCCCCCATGGGACATCGCCACGATGGATGGCTTTGCGCTGTCCTCCTCATCGGACTATCCCCTCAAGATATGTGGAAATGTGTATGCTGGGGATGCGTGTCCCCCACCCCTCAAAAACGGCGAGGCGGTCAGAATAGCCACTGGAGCGCCCCTGCCATGCGGCGCCGATGCCATCCTCAAGATGGAGGATGCAATTGTGAGGGGCACGGAGGTGAGGGGACCTCCTGTGCATAAAGGAAGCTATGTGCTTGCCAAGGGCTCTGACCTCAAAAAAGGGATGGTGCTAAAGGCAGGGGTGGTGCTCGACTGGCGAGCAATGGCCTTGGCCGCTGCGTGCACGCCCTTCGTGGAGGTGGTCAAAGCACCCAAGGTGGGCGTGCTCTCGAGCGGAGATGAGATTCGGAGAGGGGCGGTGCCAGATACCAACGCATCCATGGTGTGCGGGCTTCTTCGAGGGCTGGGAGCACAAGCCCTCCACCTTGGTGTGCTGCCCGATGAGCCCCGCACATGTCAGACGATGCTTGAGAGCGTATCCGATGAGGTGGACGTGCTGGTCACCATAGGGGGTGCCTCCGTGGGCGAGCGCGACTACGTGTGGAGGGTGCTCGAGAGAACGGTGTTTCGGGGAGTTGGTGTGCGCCCTGGTAAGCCCCTCACCCTTGGATACGTGCACGACACGCCCCTCGTGTGCCTTCCGGGAAAGCCCATTGGAGCATACACCGCCATGAGGCTGGTGGTATCCCACCTCTTTTGCACCCCCTCCACCACGACGTGTACCGCGAGCATGGGATGTTCTGTGGACATACCATCGGATGGCTTTCAGTATGTGCTCTACGGGCATCTGTCCAATGGCATCTTCACACCCATTGGAGTCGTGGGCAAAAAGTACAGCGTCTCGGTGGTCTCTGCGATGCTCTCTGGCATGATGTGCGATGGCTATGTGCTGCTCGATGAGCCCGTCGATGC
Coding sequences within:
- the moaA gene encoding GTP 3',8-cyclase MoaA, whose protein sequence is MKAPAPMVDPYGRTITSLRVSLTERCNLNCIYCHREGHVCSGRELSCEEVVRACAAGFSLGIRRLKLTGGEPLLRDDLCEVLRSLPPFEDVSLTTNGTLLSSRACELKDAGLHRVNVSLDTLDPSTYRRITGGGTLKSVMEGIEKAVECELTPVKLNMVLLKGINDSEDALRDMLEFTHSLEGSAVLQLIELIPINGLNGLKGDLAAVESVLEQRASLVWERRMHRRRRYLVDGVEVEVVRPMDNTLFCRYCNRIRLTADGKLKPCLLSEEGLVDIKGLDLEGVKRAYMRAVKNRRPYYR
- a CDS encoding molybdenum cofactor biosynthesis protein MoaE, with the protein product MEKVMLTKNELPIEEVLCSLDATTGAVVSFIGIVKGMVKGRKVKWIELEVDEEVALHRLEEIRQEALSRYAIHDAIIAHRHGRLGVGEGIVLIATLAEHREAAFEACRYIIEELKHSVPIWKKECTEDGEYWVEGV
- a CDS encoding molybdopterin molybdotransferase MoeA, with product MAARKRERVSLSEATELMKREGVALRQRLGSERLAVWQAHLRVLASDVCLERDLPPWDIATMDGFALSSSSDYPLKICGNVYAGDACPPPLKNGEAVRIATGAPLPCGADAILKMEDAIVRGTEVRGPPVHKGSYVLAKGSDLKKGMVLKAGVVLDWRAMALAAACTPFVEVVKAPKVGVLSSGDEIRRGAVPDTNASMVCGLLRGLGAQALHLGVLPDEPRTCQTMLESVSDEVDVLVTIGGASVGERDYVWRVLERTVFRGVGVRPGKPLTLGYVHDTPLVCLPGKPIGAYTAMRLVVSHLFCTPSTTTCTASMGCSVDIPSDGFQYVLYGHLSNGIFTPIGVVGKKYSVSVVSAMLSGMMCDGYVLLDEPVDAGDNVEVSLM
- the moaC gene encoding cyclic pyranopterin monophosphate synthase MoaC, producing the protein MGMVDVGEKPLVNRRAVARGVLRLKPSTIEAIRRGSVKKGDVFSISEVAAIQAVKGTPHLLPLCHQIPITSIDVRFTLLEDGVECTCAVSARYRTGVEMEALCGVSMGLLNIWDMVKYLEKDEEGQYPYTRIENIEVVSKHKEQGGVWQQGRGRE
- a CDS encoding ABC transporter permease, with amino-acid sequence MWVVLCLVAMYFALPLLSVVLKVSMEGFLTSLLSPVVLSSLRLSLLTSTTSLGLSMLFGTPVAYMLARREFVGKRVLETLLDLPLVIPPVVAGIALLMAFGRMGVLGSYLHAHGVSIAFTTVAVVMAQTFVAAPFYIKSAKAGFSGVDRRLEQAARTLGAGQVHTFFSITLPLSLPSVLTGALMTWARALGEFGATIMFAGNFMGRTQTMPLAIYSSLQSSLDSALTLSVILMALSFSILMTVRIAARRVEAIA
- a CDS encoding MoaD/ThiS family protein, producing the protein MKVKVYYFAQLRELAEKECEEVELEKGATLEELREALVRIHPELSPLKKHMLFAIGKRLAQSGSVLEGGDEVRVYPPVSGG
- a CDS encoding ABC transporter ATP-binding protein, encoding MRLCVRRGVLALVGPNGSGKTTTLDMLAGLIQPDHGRVVLGGRVLFDSEEGVNVPPEHRNVGYIFQNYALFPHMSVHSNVAFGLKMRGIERARACERTDEVLELLGISHLASKKPRELSGGEMQKVALARVLVLTPRLLLCDEPFSAMDSTAKHMARAELKRVLKELDIPAVLVSHDPQEVESLADSVCTMSRGRVMHTKGHEKCVHEEGMR